Within the Zea mays cultivar B73 chromosome 10, Zm-B73-REFERENCE-NAM-5.0, whole genome shotgun sequence genome, the region GGAGCCCTCAGGAACCGCCAGGGGTGCCCCATGAATGGCGTCCACGGTGTATACCCGGTCGCTGGCGCCGCAATCGTCATCCGGGAAGCAGTCGCCACCATCGTACAAGTCAAGGCTGTCATCCGAGTAGGCCCGTGCATGGTGCGGGAAGGCAGACCCCGGCGCGACACGGATGATGGGCGTGGTGTTGGTGGCGGCCATCGGGGTCGCGCCGCGCTCGAGGAGGTGGACACGGTGGGCGAGGTGGTTGAGCTGGTCGCGCGGTGTCTCGAGCGCGTCTGCTTCGGACGCGGTGGGCGGGTGGTCGATGCTGCACCGCAGAGGCGGGTAGTACCCTCCTCCGGACGACGCCGCGGGGGACAGCGAGGAGGGTGGGTGACGCGGCGTGGCCACAGAGGGGCGTCGTGGGGTGGAGCCCCCCGACGGCGCGGCGCAGGCGTGACGGGGCGTCTGGCCCTGGAGCGCCCGCATCCCGGCCTCACGCTTCGAGAGCGCCTCCTCGAGGGCCGCGAGCTCGGCGGCGTCGTGAGCCATCTTCTCCTCGGCGTAGCGGCGGAACTGGCGTGCCTCCATCATGGCCTCGGCCTTCTCGCGCTGCAGGCGGAGGATCATGGTCATGGCCTCGCTGGCGGCGCCGGCCGCGGCCCCGCGTTCCGCGTCGAGCTCCGCCTGGACGTCGGCGAGCGCCGCTTGCTGCCGCGCCAATGCCTCGCGCAGCGCCGCGGCCTCATCCCCGATCTCCACCCTCACGACCGCAGGTGGCGCCTCGGGTGGGGTCCTTCGCTTCAGCGGCGGCCTTGCGGGGGACACGCTGGCCGCCGCAGACGTCG harbors:
- the LOC100191480 gene encoding Myosin-binding protein 7; translated protein: MADVGEPPPSLCPLCGHPAAFSVSPSTSAAASVSPARPPLKRRTPPEAPPAVVRVEIGDEAAALREALARQQAALADVQAELDAERGAAAGAASEAMTMILRLQREKAEAMMEARQFRRYAEEKMAHDAAELAALEEALSKREAGMRALQGQTPRHACAAPSGGSTPRRPSVATPRHPPSSLSPAASSGGGYYPPLRCSIDHPPTASEADALETPRDQLNHLAHRVHLLERGATPMAATNTTPIIRVAPGSAFPHHARAYSDDSLDLYDGGDCFPDDDCGASDRVYTVDAIHGAPLAVPEGSYAGSTPMGSDCYGGAPWAEDEEVRRLSVRMQALEADRESMRQAIMSMGAEKAQVMLLKEIAQKLCKDATPPVPAAAVAQHGFYKGGNTQPAMTITVRPPRHPALLMQRKLVKKKPSLLAVVVKWVTSIMWWRRKSSRVKFPIGQCGNNVGLLLLLDKAPRAGHGHQRPPKRI